The DNA region CCAAGCCTTGGTGTATTCTCATTTGTTAGCCAAGTCGATTGACATGTTTATCCGAGCTACAATATACTTTTGTATCTTGAATTATGTTCTCTCTTATTTAGGCTAGTGTTTTTTATTGATGTTCATTTCAATGTATTGTATTGTTCTTTCTCAGACAGTTCGCCAAAATGCTTATGGGAATGATCCCTATGCAAAGGAATTTGGAATAAACATAAGTGACAAGCTAACCTCAGTGGAGGCCCGAGTACTTCCTGCTCCATGGGTAAGTGTTGCTTTTGCagttttttttatctaaaagCTACAACTCACTCCACCTTTTTTTGTGATAAATAACTCCATTGTATTATGTAGCTAAAGTACCATGAAACTGGCAAAGAAAAGGAGTGTCTACCTCAAGTTGGTCAGTGGAACATGATGAATAAGGTCCATTTATTTAATCTGACTGCATTATCAACCCTTGGAGTATTAATAGGCTCGCCTACGTTTACTTATGTTTTGAATTATGGTATACTATGATTCGAATGGAACTCGGTCTATTAGAATATAATTGGGGAGGATGCTCACCTCAGATAATCAAGTAATTTACACAACCCTTCTGGAGCATGTATGTTGATGGTTGAATTTTGCTGTTTTGATGCAGAAAGTGATCAATGGATGTAAAGTAAGTCATTGGGCTTGTATTAACTTTTCTCGAAGTGTTCAAGAGAACACAGCTCATAGTTTCTGTCAGGAGCTAGCACAAATGTGCCAAGTCTCTGGAATGGTACAATTTTTTGGCTTtgctttcttatttattttcttttttcaaacATGGTTAGTATAATGTAACTGCATTTTTCAACAATCATTTGCGATCTAGTTGACAAATATTCAAGGGCAATGACATAATTAGAATGATTGTGGCTCTTCAGGAATTCAATCGAGAACCAGTTATCCCAATTCACTCTGCTAGACCTGAACAAGTGGAGAAGGCCCTAAGACATGTATATAATGCAGCAACAAACAAACTAAAAGGCAAAGAACTTGAGCTTCTTGTAGCCATCCTTCCTGATAATAACGGTTCTTTATACGGTAAGCATTCAAATTTTGCATCCATATCTCCGCCTTTTGATCGAGCTTTGGAACCATGTTTTACAGAGTTTCATCTGCAGGTGATCTTAAACGAATATGTGAAACTGATTTGGGGTTGATCTCACAATGCTGCCTAACAAAGCACGTGTTCAAGATAAGCAAACAATATCTTGCGAATGTCTCACTCAAAATTAATGTCAAGGTACTTTTGAAGCCCCATTAAGCTTCCTGAAGTAGTGACTATCAGGTGCTTTAATCAAGTTTACAAGTTATTTGCATACTCAACGTTATGCTAATGTTATCTATGTTCTTTCTGTAGATGGGAGGAAGAAATACCGTGCTCCTAGATGCTATAAGTTGGAGAATTCCATTAGTGAGTGATATTCCGACGATTATATTTGGAGCAGATGTAACACACCCTGAGACAGGAGAAGATTCTAGTCCATCGATTGCTGctgtaataaattaaaatcttgtaTCATTTGTGCACATTGTAGAATACACTCATCAAATTTCTGTTTCTCCTTTCTTATTTCAGGTTGTTGCCTCTCAAGACTGGCCCGAAGTCACAAAATATGCTGGCTTAGTATGTGCTCAGGCTCATCGACAGGAACTGATTCAGGATCTTTACAAGACATGGCATGATCCTCAACGTGGCATCGTTACGGGAGGCATGATTAGGTTTGCATGGCTTTGATCACATTCTCAATGTTGACCTAAATTCTAAACTGGCAAGTTCATTTAACCCAACAGTTTTGTCTAAAGCTTCTCAGAATCAGTAATTTCAAATAACTTAATAATCAAAACAGAAGCCAAACAGATCTAAATGCTTTTTTCGGTGTTTTTAGGTTAATCCAAACAGTCTGCTTCAGTGTGAATATAATTGCATCTATTTTGCAGGGAACTTCTCATATCTTTTCGCAAGGCAACAGGGCAAAAACCATTAAGGATTATTTTTTACAGGTATCTGCTTGTCAATCTTCCTAGTTGAATTAAAAAGTCTGTATTTAATCAAATACACTTTAGAGTTCTAAATCTTTTCCTCAACCAAAAATACAGGGACGGTGTTAGTGAAGGACAGTTCTATCAAGTGTTGCTATACGAACTAGATGCTATTCGCAAGGTTAGCATGATCCAGAGTACTTATTTATGCAAAATTCTCTGAAATTATTGCTAATTATTTATGATTTTCAGGCATGTGCATCCTTGGAACCAAATTACCAGCCTCCAGTGACGTTTGTGGTGGTTCAGAAACGCCATCATACGAGGCTATTTACGAACAACCACAAGGACAGAAGCAGCACAGACAAGAGTGGAAACATCCTACCAGGTAATACAAGCATACAACAAATTTTGCATCTTTTCTGAGTCATGATTGCGAAAGAGAGATTATTTCGGCAGGTACTGTGGTTGATTCCAAGATCTGCCATCCTGCTGAGTTTGACTTCTACCTATGCAGTCATGCTGGAATACAGGTCAGGCACCTTGAAAGCTTCTACTTCTTCATGCATTTGCATAAAATTGGTGGCACTACAAAAGGATAGCTTTGTTGTTTTTAAACCTGTATTACAATTGAAGGATACGCGAAGCTAGAGTCCCTTATAGTTTTCTTTGCAGAGATAAATTATAGGAGTCAACAAGATGTGGATTTGCTGTGTGCCTTCTTGGTTTTGCATAATCCCTATAACAAGAACTTGTAGTCTATCCATCGATAAGTTTTCAAGTCACATGGTTTGTGAATGCTTATGGAGGAATGATTGATTGACAAGTTTGATGCTGTATTTGGCAGGGTACTAGTCGACCAGCCCATTACCACGTTCTATGGGACGAGAACAATTTCTCAGCAGATGAAATGCAGACTCTTACAAACAATCTCTGCTACACGTATAGTTCTTATAGTGGAAACTCATCTCTCATAATGTGTGATTGATATGCTTAGCTGAAAAATGACTTGTCATTGTAGGTATGCTCGGTGCACCCGGTCTGTATCTATCGGTAAGGATCTTTTATAAGGATAAACAGCTTGGAAAACCTGTTTTTACCAATATCGAATAATTCTTTAGCAATTTAGCACTTGTCTGATACTGAGTTCTCCTATTAATAATCCAACAGTGCCGCCTGCCTATTACGCCCACCTAGCTGCTTTTCGAGCTCGGTTTTACATGGATCCAGAGGTAGCTGAAAGTCCACCGCAAAGTATGCACCAGACGAACGGATCCTCTGTGAAACCCCTACCTGCCTTGAAAGACAAGGTGAAGAGGGTAATGTTCTACTGTTGAGAAAACAGCCAAGAATCTATATAAATCAGTGTAGGAGTGTAGAGAGGCAGCTTTCGACAGTTTTCAAGTATTCCGGGTTCTAACTATGCCATGAAGCCGTGGAAGGAGTTGGGGTGTGATGTATATTAATCGACTAGCTCAGGAATGTAACACAAGTATCTTTCTGCTTACAACAGAAAGGTGTGATCTTGTACCATTCGATAGTGTTGACATAACTGCAAATGCCTGTAGAAAAGATTGCTTTCCTTGCTGCAAAGCCGAAGAAGACGATGAGCAAACCGAAAACACAAGACAGTTGCCGTAAGGCAGGCAATGCACAATGAGTGATCAAATCCTCTGTTTCTAAAATCCTTTGCTCTCAGTGCCCCACTCATCACTCCAGCTTATTGCCAGCGGCCTCTGGCCGTTGGTCCTATCAGAATTATATCTTAGGAAAGATGAACTTAGAGAGATTGCTGTCAGCAGCATTGGAATTCGGCCGGATCTGAATAGATTTTCATCTACTGTCGATCTGAGTTTATGTTCAGATCCGGTCGGATTTCGGTACTAATCGTGCCAACGACGTTCCTTCTGGATTCATCTTCCTTCCAAGGTATAATTTTGGCTGGTCTAGTGGCCGGAGGCCGCCGGCGATAAACTAAGGTGATCAGTGGGACAGGAAAAAAGTGGGATTGGAGATCCGAATTCTGCACCATGAACCAGTCCCTGAGCTTGATGGATAAGACATGAAAATATCTGTGGGATTTTACAaacttttatttgtttttttcatAATgtcaattcaattttttttttagaacttTTGGTCGGGTgttctgattttattttttaaaaatttttaaaaattaaaaatttcttacaatattttaaatatatattatattttgtgagcatttaaatttattattagttTAAATTTTATTAGTTTAAGTATGAACctagagaaatttttttattaatttaaattcccattcctaaattttaaaattttaaattctaaatatatataatatggttattgatcatttaaaatttttaattttgaaccaTATAATTcaagagaaaaattaaatttaaaagaaaaattttattagttcaaatttattataaaatgaattttaaattttaaatttttaaacttaaatatatacAATATAtcctaatataaaataaaaaaaaaaaaaaaaatcccgaGATGAATGGTGCCTGTACAAATTTGCTCACGAGCAACTGAATCAATTTCAGACATCCTAAGTCAAGTTTGAACGAGTCCATAGCCAAAGATTCGTAGCATATCAAAAGCAAAACTTTATGCATTTTTTCTTTTGTGTTTTTTTAAATCAATCAAATGGATTGTA from Zingiber officinale cultivar Zhangliang chromosome 4B, Zo_v1.1, whole genome shotgun sequence includes:
- the LOC121975261 gene encoding protein argonaute PNH1-like, whose protein sequence is MLDAVERERPFFLHSPSLFAAVATMPTRQVSSQLKAEKHILSKKPVQSSMKQHKADVVPPKEPKSAYRRRRRGRGKPTDPRQAKLDQEAANESVSPPVSSKGIAFCRRPGFGQEGTRCIVKANHFLTELPDKDLTQYDVIITPEVSSRSTNRAIIAEMVRLYRETELGMRLPAYDGRKSLYTAGSLPFHSKEFAVNLVEDDEGTGLSRVKEYRVSIKFAARADLHHLRQFIAGRQTDAPREALQVLDIVLRELSNQRYISVGRCFYSPDIRKPQRLGDGLQSWCGFYQSIRPTQMGLSLNIDMSSTAFIDPLPVIEFLAQILGKDVSSRPLSDADRIKIKKALRGVKVEVTHRGNVRRKYRVSGLTSQPTRELIFPVDDQMTMKSVVEYFKEMYGFTIQYAHLPCLQVGNQKKANYLPMEACKIVEGQRYTKRLNEKQITSLLKVTCQRPREQEMDILQTVRQNAYGNDPYAKEFGINISDKLTSVEARVLPAPWLKYHETGKEKECLPQVGQWNMMNKKVINGCKVSHWACINFSRSVQENTAHSFCQELAQMCQVSGMEFNREPVIPIHSARPEQVEKALRHVYNAATNKLKGKELELLVAILPDNNGSLYGDLKRICETDLGLISQCCLTKHVFKISKQYLANVSLKINVKMGGRNTVLLDAISWRIPLVSDIPTIIFGADVTHPETGEDSSPSIAAVVASQDWPEVTKYAGLVCAQAHRQELIQDLYKTWHDPQRGIVTGGMIRELLISFRKATGQKPLRIIFYRDGVSEGQFYQVLLYELDAIRKACASLEPNYQPPVTFVVVQKRHHTRLFTNNHKDRSSTDKSGNILPGTVVDSKICHPAEFDFYLCSHAGIQGTSRPAHYHVLWDENNFSADEMQTLTNNLCYTYARCTRSVSIVPPAYYAHLAAFRARFYMDPEVAESPPQSMHQTNGSSVKPLPALKDKVKRVMFYC